Proteins from one Clostridiales bacterium genomic window:
- the purE gene encoding 5-(carboxyamino)imidazole ribonucleotide mutase: MPKVAVLMGSKSDFSIVQPTIESLKHFKIDYEVRVISAHRSPDIARAFSMNAQANGFEVIICAAGKAAHLAGMIAAYTTLPVIAVPVLSAAFDGLDSLLSSVQMPSGVPVATVAVNAGENAGILAAQILGIKYPQIASMLSDFKAKLKEKVINDDLMLNTELT, translated from the coding sequence ATGCCCAAGGTAGCTGTTTTGATGGGAAGCAAATCAGACTTTTCTATTGTTCAACCGACTATTGAATCCCTCAAACATTTTAAGATTGATTATGAAGTAAGAGTTATTTCAGCGCACAGATCCCCCGATATAGCGAGAGCTTTTTCTATGAACGCCCAAGCAAACGGCTTTGAGGTTATCATATGCGCGGCGGGCAAAGCGGCGCATCTGGCGGGCATGATAGCGGCATATACCACCTTGCCCGTAATCGCAGTCCCTGTTTTATCTGCGGCTTTTGACGGTTTGGACAGCCTTTTGTCCAGCGTCCAAATGCCCTCAGGCGTGCCTGTGGCGACAGTGGCGGTTAATGCGGGCGAAAACGCGGGTATTTTGGCGGCTCAAATATTGGGCATCAAATATCCTCAAATCGCCAGTATGCTCAGCGATTTCAAAGCCAAACTCAAGGAAAAAGTCATCAACGACGACCTTATGCTAAATACGGAGTTAACCTAA
- a CDS encoding phosphoribosylaminoimidazolesuccinocarboxamide synthase, with product MNLKLIYEGKAKKVYQTQDPDIVMVEYKDDATAFNGLKKGVIIGKGAVNNKVSNHLFKLLEKHGIPTHYEKEISDTQTLVKKVQIIPIEVIVRNIAAGSLCKRLGLPEGAKLKSTVLEYCYKNDQLGDPMINDYHIKALGLATDEELDAIAKYSLLTNQILADYLKDLNIELIDFKLEFGRFKGRIILADEISPDTCRFWDSKSGEKLDKDRFRQDLGQVEEAYQEILRRLMGQE from the coding sequence ATGAACCTAAAACTTATCTATGAAGGCAAAGCCAAAAAAGTTTACCAAACCCAAGACCCCGATATTGTAATGGTTGAATACAAAGACGACGCCACCGCCTTTAACGGACTAAAAAAAGGCGTTATCATCGGCAAAGGCGCGGTCAACAATAAAGTAAGCAACCACCTATTTAAACTGCTGGAAAAACACGGCATCCCCACGCATTACGAAAAAGAGATAAGCGATACCCAAACATTAGTCAAAAAAGTCCAAATTATCCCCATAGAAGTAATTGTCCGCAATATTGCCGCGGGCTCATTGTGCAAAAGGTTGGGCCTGCCAGAAGGCGCCAAACTAAAATCAACCGTTTTGGAATACTGCTACAAAAACGACCAGTTAGGCGATCCCATGATTAATGACTATCATATCAAGGCTTTGGGGCTAGCCACGGATGAAGAGCTTGACGCTATCGCCAAATATTCTCTTTTGACCAATCAAATACTTGCCGATTATCTAAAAGATTTAAATATAGAATTAATTGACTTTAAGCTGGAATTTGGGCGGTTTAAAGGCCGGATTATCTTGGCGGACGAAATTTCGCCCGACACTTGCAGGTTTTGGGACTCAAAATCAGGCGAGAAATTAGACAAAGACAGGTTTAGGCAAGATTTGGGGCAAGTGGAAGAAGCCTATCAAGAGATACTGCGTCGCTTGATGGGACAGGAGTAA